Proteins from a single region of Methanoculleus horonobensis:
- a CDS encoding ATP-binding cassette domain-containing protein — protein MGGDDIIEVRDLEHAFGDFTAVRGISFTVKKGEIFSFLGPNGAGKSTTINILTTLLPVQKGAVRVAGYDVAREPRKVRKAIGIVFQDDVLDRDLTVRETMEFHGRLYGIPREERRRRIDDLLRIVELEFKRDERTKNLSGGMKRRLQIARGLMTQPGVLFLDEPTQGLDPQTRMRIWDYIRQVNEAGTTIFLTTHYMEEADMLSDRISIIDHGRIVVSGTPAELKNALGEDVVYLETDDDRTARESLWGIEEIRSVKESPRGLSVTISADGSHCLPRIIDAVRDAGITISNVNLKKPTMDDVFVHYTGRELRDAGA, from the coding sequence ATGGGAGGAGATGATATCATCGAGGTGCGAGACCTCGAACATGCGTTTGGCGACTTCACGGCGGTTCGCGGCATCAGTTTTACCGTCAAAAAAGGCGAGATCTTCTCGTTTCTCGGCCCGAACGGCGCGGGGAAGAGCACCACCATCAACATCCTGACAACCCTCCTCCCCGTCCAGAAGGGTGCGGTGCGGGTGGCCGGTTACGACGTCGCACGGGAGCCCAGAAAGGTCAGGAAGGCGATCGGCATCGTCTTCCAGGACGACGTGCTCGACCGGGATCTCACTGTTCGGGAGACGATGGAGTTCCACGGCCGGCTCTACGGCATCCCCCGAGAAGAACGGCGGCGCCGGATCGACGATCTGCTCCGGATCGTCGAACTTGAGTTCAAACGGGACGAACGGACGAAGAACCTCTCCGGCGGCATGAAACGACGGCTTCAGATCGCACGCGGCCTGATGACTCAGCCCGGGGTGCTCTTCCTGGACGAACCGACGCAGGGGCTCGATCCCCAGACGCGGATGCGGATCTGGGACTATATCCGGCAGGTGAACGAGGCCGGGACGACGATATTTCTGACGACGCACTACATGGAAGAGGCCGATATGCTCTCCGACCGGATCAGCATCATCGACCACGGCAGGATCGTCGTCTCCGGAACCCCGGCCGAACTGAAGAACGCCCTCGGCGAGGACGTCGTCTACCTGGAGACCGACGACGACAGAACGGCCAGGGAATCTCTTTGGGGGATCGAGGAGATCCGGTCGGTCAAGGAGTCGCCCCGCGGCCTCTCGGTCACGATCTCGGCCGACGGGAGCCACTGCCTTCCGCGGATCATCGATGCTGTGCGCGACGCCGGGATCACCATCTCGAACGTGAACCTGAAGAAACCGACGATGGACGACGTCTTCGTCCACTACACGGGAAGAGAACTGCGCGACGCGGGGGCATGA
- a CDS encoding arginine deiminase family protein, with the protein MATGVRAEWEHLRTVVVHRPGIEMFFGLLEPYAALYERAFSRYEARREHDSLQRTLREEFGVRVLRLKETILDAADRDPAVRRRLVDRAHETVVVRGGRREVAEARRSMEQNADALDSLHFLTLLLLNPVIDVGRRGAGGGVDVHILEQTPLANLYFMRDQQAATPRGLVVGRPAKRQREREPEITRFLWEILGIPIVGTVEAPGTFEGGDFMPMGEFALVGTGDRTNRDGVSRFLGLAPGFDEIGIVHQPGHPLIPGDRPDPMVDMHLDTYFNVAGSGVVLGSERLLRRAQVEVRHRSEGGYEPSGETTTLYDYIRSKGFSVIDLSILEQLSYAANVLCVRDGSILAVEGERVMRTVLLNLERKAAHDPQRYGRLLRHAEEDYRRITNEGRIFPHKPEFSRHGIEVCPLHLENLTGGYGGPHCMTCTLERG; encoded by the coding sequence ATGGCGACGGGAGTGCGGGCGGAGTGGGAGCACCTCCGGACGGTGGTCGTTCACCGACCGGGGATCGAGATGTTCTTCGGGCTGCTCGAACCGTATGCGGCGCTCTACGAACGGGCGTTCAGCCGCTACGAGGCGCGGCGCGAGCACGACTCTCTCCAGCGCACGCTCAGGGAGGAGTTCGGGGTTCGGGTGCTGCGGCTCAAGGAGACGATCCTCGATGCAGCCGATCGCGACCCGGCGGTGCGTCGGCGGCTCGTTGATCGGGCGCACGAGACCGTCGTCGTCCGGGGCGGCAGGAGGGAAGTGGCGGAGGCCAGGCGGAGCATGGAGCAGAACGCCGATGCCCTGGACTCGCTGCACTTCCTCACCCTCCTGCTCCTGAATCCGGTCATCGACGTGGGCAGGAGGGGTGCCGGCGGCGGGGTGGATGTCCATATCCTTGAGCAGACGCCGCTTGCAAACCTCTACTTCATGCGCGACCAGCAGGCGGCGACCCCCCGCGGCCTCGTCGTCGGCCGGCCGGCAAAGCGGCAGCGGGAAAGGGAGCCCGAGATCACCCGATTCCTCTGGGAGATCCTCGGTATTCCCATCGTCGGGACGGTCGAGGCGCCGGGGACGTTCGAGGGCGGCGACTTCATGCCGATGGGGGAGTTCGCTCTCGTCGGCACCGGGGACCGGACGAACCGTGACGGGGTATCCCGGTTCCTCGGTCTTGCCCCGGGGTTCGACGAGATCGGCATCGTTCACCAGCCGGGCCATCCGCTCATCCCGGGCGACCGGCCCGACCCGATGGTCGACATGCACCTCGACACCTACTTCAACGTCGCGGGAAGCGGGGTGGTGCTCGGTTCAGAGCGGCTCCTCCGGCGGGCACAGGTCGAGGTCCGGCACCGGTCGGAAGGGGGCTACGAGCCTTCCGGCGAGACGACGACCCTCTATGACTACATCCGGTCGAAGGGGTTCTCCGTGATCGATCTCTCTATTCTCGAACAGCTCTCCTACGCCGCAAACGTCCTCTGTGTCCGGGACGGGAGCATCCTCGCGGTGGAGGGGGAACGGGTGATGCGGACGGTGCTCCTTAACCTGGAGCGGAAGGCCGCCCATGACCCGCAGCGCTACGGGCGGCTTTTACGCCACGCGGAGGAGGACTACCGCCGGATAACGAATGAAGGGCGGATCTTCCCGCACAAGCCGGAGTTCTCCCGGCACGGCATCGAGGTCTGCCCGCTGCACCTCGAGAACCTGACGGGGGGCTACGGCGGCCCCCACTGCATGACATGCACGCTGGAGCGGGGGTGA
- the arcC gene encoding carbamate kinase has translation MPGKGVVIALGGNAILQHRETGTAEEQFANVRQASRRIAEIVAEGYAVAITHGNGPQVGDILLKNEISKDTLPPMPLDVCGAESQGMIGYMLQQSMQEALQEAGLDRPVATVLTQTLVDGDDPAFENPEKPIGPFYTAMQARRLEGEKGWRMVQVPGQGYRRVVPSPRPIALVEERAIARLVSAGVIVIAAGGGGVPVVADGGGSLRGVEAVVDKDYTAAILARLVGAEDLLILTDVERVVLNYGRPDRQEIDEMTVREAQSHLAAGQFPPGTMGPKIEAAVGFLEAGGKRVIVASLKDASRALAGRAGTRLRP, from the coding sequence ATGCCGGGAAAAGGTGTGGTGATCGCGCTCGGCGGCAACGCCATCCTGCAGCACCGGGAGACGGGGACGGCCGAGGAGCAGTTCGCAAACGTCAGGCAGGCATCGCGGCGTATCGCAGAGATCGTGGCCGAAGGCTACGCCGTCGCCATCACGCACGGGAACGGCCCGCAGGTGGGGGACATCCTCCTCAAGAACGAAATTTCAAAGGATACCCTCCCGCCGATGCCGCTCGACGTCTGCGGGGCGGAGAGCCAGGGGATGATCGGCTACATGCTCCAGCAGTCGATGCAGGAAGCGCTCCAGGAGGCCGGGCTGGATCGCCCGGTTGCGACGGTGCTCACCCAGACCCTGGTCGACGGCGACGACCCTGCGTTTGAGAACCCCGAAAAACCGATCGGCCCGTTCTACACCGCGATGCAGGCGAGGAGGCTGGAGGGGGAGAAGGGCTGGCGCATGGTGCAGGTTCCGGGGCAGGGTTACCGGCGGGTCGTCCCCTCCCCGCGCCCGATCGCCCTCGTGGAGGAGCGGGCGATCGCCCGCCTCGTCTCGGCCGGGGTGATCGTGATCGCCGCGGGCGGGGGCGGCGTCCCGGTGGTCGCGGACGGCGGGGGCAGCCTCCGGGGGGTCGAGGCGGTCGTGGACAAGGACTACACCGCGGCGATCCTCGCCCGGCTCGTCGGTGCCGAGGATCTCCTGATCCTGACCGACGTCGAGCGCGTCGTCTTGAACTACGGGCGGCCCGACCGGCAGGAGATCGACGAGATGACGGTTCGCGAGGCGCAGAGCCACCTCGCGGCGGGGCAGTTCCCTCCCGGGACGATGGGGCCGAAGATCGAGGCGGCCGTCGGGTTCCTCGAAGCTGGAGGGAAGCGGGTGATAGTCGCATCGCTGAAAGACGCCTCCAGGGCGCTTGCCGGGCGGGCCGGAACCCGGCTTCGCCCGTGA
- a CDS encoding DUF5518 domain-containing protein, producing MADNFWTGVIVGWLVGLILGFLLPVIGPLIGGFVAGWMVRGGIGNGAKAGLLAGILGAIVIAVLLLIGGTVLLGAFGFITGLGTSLVIIVMAFVYQGLLSLLGGVIAGAIRR from the coding sequence ATGGCGGATAACTTCTGGACAGGAGTCATCGTCGGGTGGCTCGTGGGGCTTATTCTCGGCTTCCTGCTGCCGGTCATCGGACCGTTGATCGGCGGGTTCGTTGCCGGCTGGATGGTCAGAGGCGGGATAGGGAACGGTGCAAAGGCCGGACTGCTTGCCGGCATCCTCGGCGCCATCGTCATCGCGGTGCTGCTTCTCATCGGCGGCACGGTTCTCCTCGGGGCGTTCGGGTTCATCACGGGCCTCGGAACGTCGCTCGTCATCATCGTGATGGCGTTCGTCTACCAGGGCCTTCTCTCCCTGCTCGGCGGCGTCATTGCCGGGGCGATCCGGCGGTAA
- a CDS encoding DUF5518 domain-containing protein, with product MAKQHSPYWLSPLVGIIFMLFISPFFPVGGPIVGGIIGGYLGPPGAARGALGGLIGGLVVAAIFSVVAVVGGTALLGPIGALIGLGIAALLFALALYFGILGAVGGAIGGALKAWMVSRRRVTG from the coding sequence TTGGCGAAACAGCACAGTCCCTACTGGCTTTCTCCGCTTGTAGGCATCATATTCATGCTCTTCATCAGCCCGTTCTTTCCGGTAGGGGGCCCGATCGTCGGGGGGATCATCGGCGGCTACCTCGGGCCCCCGGGGGCGGCTCGGGGCGCGCTCGGCGGACTTATCGGCGGGCTCGTCGTCGCCGCGATCTTCTCGGTCGTCGCCGTCGTCGGGGGGACAGCGCTCCTCGGCCCAATCGGGGCCCTCATCGGCCTCGGGATCGCCGCCCTCCTCTTCGCCCTCGCCCTCTACTTCGGCATCCTCGGCGCCGTCGGCGGTGCAATCGGCGGGGCGCTGAAAGCGTGGATGGTATCGCGTCGCAGGGTTACGGGATGA
- a CDS encoding MFS transporter — protein sequence MPDPPPGTREDLRDLSLRLILLLGAASLFGSLVSNGARSVTGPYLLLLGGSAAIIGLVAGAGEFIGYALRSATGIYVGRNHRYWKAATAGYSLLAAIPFLAVAGRWENAAVLIIAERIGKAVRTPARDTILSHATTAVGRGWGFGVHKALDQVGAVAGPLVMAAALAVTGGYAQGFLLLGIPLAGVPIALFLGRSEVPRPGCLEEEGEGKAEGDDLPGIVPYAAFIFLGMAGFASFPLISFHLKAQSVVPDAAIPLFYAAAMTVSVAVALLVGRIFDRAGTHVLLAIPALSITTAVLAFSPEPAVAVAGSLIWGAGIGIFEPVLRASIAESTTTDRRGRVYGSVTAVFGTAWFVGSAVMGVLYDVSIGHIVAYVVIVEVAAVAAYLWMCRSRIAVRLQEGLGDIIP from the coding sequence ATGCCCGACCCTCCCCCGGGGACCCGGGAGGATCTCCGCGACCTCTCGCTCCGGCTCATCCTCCTCCTCGGCGCGGCAAGCCTCTTCGGGAGCCTCGTCTCGAACGGTGCCAGGAGCGTCACCGGCCCCTACCTCCTCCTCCTCGGGGGGAGCGCGGCAATCATCGGGCTGGTCGCCGGCGCCGGCGAGTTCATAGGATACGCCCTGCGATCGGCCACCGGCATCTACGTCGGCCGGAATCACCGTTACTGGAAGGCGGCGACGGCCGGCTACAGCCTGCTCGCCGCCATACCATTCCTCGCCGTCGCCGGGCGGTGGGAGAACGCCGCCGTCCTCATCATCGCCGAGCGGATAGGAAAAGCCGTCCGGACACCGGCCCGGGATACGATCCTCTCCCATGCCACGACCGCCGTCGGGAGGGGATGGGGATTCGGCGTCCACAAGGCGCTCGACCAGGTCGGTGCGGTCGCCGGCCCGCTGGTCATGGCCGCCGCCCTGGCCGTCACCGGCGGATACGCTCAGGGATTCCTCCTGCTCGGGATCCCTCTCGCCGGCGTTCCAATCGCACTCTTCCTCGGCCGGTCGGAGGTGCCGAGGCCGGGATGCCTCGAAGAAGAGGGGGAAGGAAAGGCGGAGGGGGACGATCTGCCCGGGATCGTGCCGTATGCCGCGTTTATATTCCTCGGGATGGCAGGTTTTGCCAGTTTCCCGCTCATCTCCTTCCACTTAAAAGCCCAATCGGTCGTCCCCGACGCCGCCATACCCCTCTTCTACGCCGCCGCGATGACGGTCTCGGTCGCCGTGGCGCTGCTCGTCGGGCGGATCTTCGACCGGGCCGGCACCCACGTCCTCCTCGCCATTCCCGCCCTCAGCATCACGACGGCCGTCCTCGCATTCTCGCCCGAACCGGCCGTCGCCGTCGCGGGATCGCTTATCTGGGGGGCCGGGATCGGGATCTTCGAGCCCGTTCTCCGGGCGTCGATAGCAGAGTCCACGACGACCGACCGAAGGGGGAGGGTCTACGGGAGCGTGACCGCGGTCTTCGGGACGGCGTGGTTCGTGGGGAGCGCCGTGATGGGTGTCCTCTACGACGTATCGATCGGGCACATCGTCGCGTACGTCGTCATCGTCGAGGTTGCGGCGGTCGCCGCATACCTCTGGATGTGCCGCTCCCGGATCGCGGTGAGGCTCCAGGAGGGGCTCGGGGATATCATCCCGTAA
- a CDS encoding MFS transporter, translating into MEQEESGPYSRRFILILVTVATFLNPFTGSAINLALPAIGGEFSADAATLAWVTSAYLLASVIFLLPAGRLGDSQGKVRVFLAGIVVYTAGSLLTIFTPTMDLLLVFRFIQGMGGAMIYANSVALITHLYPPGERGYAIGLNTTAVYAGLSLGPFLGGALTQFLGWRSIFIVTALLAVPVLFYAGKFPAFLNERQREHFDVAGLVLSSALILCLFLGLAWVTTPTGATLLAVALVLGAIFFRVERSRQNPLLPVTLLEKNRVFAASNAAALINYSATFAVGFLLSLYLQYIRGYEPVAAGTLLLLQPIVQVFVAPTAGRLADRMQPGLVASAGMAITAVGLFGFSLLDEMTPIAAILALLVLLGVGLGIFSSPNTTAIMGCVEKRYYGSASAMVAMMRSLGMMLSMGAVLVVFAVIMGSTTVTPAIFPEFLASLRLIFLAFAVLSAFGVFLSLRRNKC; encoded by the coding sequence GTGGAGCAGGAAGAGAGCGGGCCGTATTCGCGAAGATTCATCCTCATACTGGTCACCGTCGCCACGTTTTTGAACCCCTTCACGGGCTCCGCGATCAACCTCGCTCTCCCCGCAATCGGCGGGGAGTTCTCCGCCGACGCCGCCACGCTTGCCTGGGTCACGAGCGCCTATCTCCTCGCGTCAGTCATCTTCCTCCTCCCGGCGGGGAGGCTTGGGGACTCGCAGGGAAAGGTCAGGGTCTTTTTAGCCGGGATCGTGGTCTACACCGCCGGCTCCCTCCTCACCATCTTCACGCCCACGATGGACCTCCTCCTCGTCTTCCGGTTCATCCAGGGGATGGGCGGCGCCATGATCTACGCAAACAGCGTGGCCCTGATCACCCACCTCTACCCGCCCGGCGAGCGGGGCTATGCGATCGGGCTGAATACGACGGCAGTCTACGCCGGGCTCTCGCTTGGGCCGTTCCTCGGGGGCGCCCTGACCCAGTTCCTCGGCTGGCGGAGCATCTTCATCGTGACCGCGCTCCTCGCCGTCCCGGTCCTCTTCTACGCCGGGAAGTTCCCGGCGTTCTTAAACGAGCGGCAGCGGGAGCACTTCGACGTCGCGGGTCTGGTTCTCTCCTCCGCCCTGATCCTCTGCCTCTTCCTGGGCCTGGCCTGGGTGACCACCCCGACCGGCGCAACGCTCCTCGCGGTAGCCCTGGTGCTCGGAGCGATCTTCTTCCGGGTGGAGCGGAGCCGCCAAAACCCGCTTCTCCCGGTCACGCTGCTTGAGAAGAACCGGGTTTTTGCCGCCTCGAACGCCGCCGCCCTGATCAACTACAGCGCCACGTTCGCGGTCGGGTTCCTCCTCTCCCTCTACCTCCAGTACATCCGGGGCTACGAACCCGTCGCCGCGGGCACCCTGCTTCTCCTTCAACCGATCGTCCAGGTCTTCGTCGCCCCGACGGCGGGCCGCCTGGCCGACCGGATGCAGCCCGGGCTCGTCGCTTCGGCAGGGATGGCGATTACGGCCGTGGGCCTCTTCGGCTTCTCCCTGCTTGACGAAATGACGCCGATCGCCGCGATCCTCGCGCTCCTGGTGCTGCTGGGCGTGGGGCTCGGGATCTTCTCGTCCCCGAACACCACCGCCATCATGGGCTGTGTGGAGAAACGCTACTACGGGAGCGCGTCGGCAATGGTGGCGATGATGCGGTCGCTCGGGATGATGCTGAGCATGGGAGCGGTTCTCGTGGTCTTTGCGGTCATCATGGGATCGACGACCGTTACCCCGGCGATATTCCCGGAGTTCCTGGCGAGCCTGCGGCTAATCTTCCTCGCGTTCGCGGTTCTCTCGGCCTTCGGGGTCTTCCTCTCGCTCCGCAGGAACAAATGCTGA
- a CDS encoding ATP-binding protein, whose translation MEIVIGKDGDHDVAVDAQELVTGRTCIIAQSGAGKSWSIAVLCEQLLQARVGFCLIDTEGEYSSLRDRFHLLWIGSGDDCDVDIERANIRELMQNAICSRTAVIFDVSETDMHEKVTLLADVLYDLESGLKKPFLLIVEEADKFIPQSGDSIKKIEEISRRGRKRGLGMLVATQRPSLVTKNVLSQCNNQIIGKLSIENDLKAVALFFSSRKEVAELAELEPGEFFVMGGLCREKVKMRFRDRLCEHRGLTPRLVAARPVEPGRPAKPSRAEPARAEPCDPEDLPQEEPANIPQAAANAVVPVLLREEALDIAKGKRKRRYLILEPEERIVSGERVYRPLHRVDLRYIGGLLRKATKTASFVIDGFTGCIVEMDRGLRVRPGFSELLGLDEAAVKVVAGLANGGSTLTEIEADTHLAPAAVKKAIKSLAGAKLITEMKTVGDTTVYVPLLAADVPALSALRPGSGDLPMEPLRGESLEAKATESSLRTILKGLEPTAEIVGFDTIYYPVYLIRFASERGERSIVLDGCTGKELLFPGS comes from the coding sequence ATGGAGATCGTAATCGGGAAGGACGGCGACCACGACGTCGCCGTTGATGCCCAGGAACTGGTCACGGGAAGAACCTGCATCATCGCGCAATCCGGTGCCGGGAAGAGCTGGAGCATTGCGGTCCTCTGCGAGCAACTCCTGCAGGCGCGGGTGGGGTTCTGTCTCATCGATACGGAGGGGGAGTACTCCTCGCTCAGGGACCGGTTCCACCTCCTCTGGATCGGTTCCGGGGACGACTGCGACGTGGATATCGAGCGGGCGAACATCCGGGAACTGATGCAGAACGCGATCTGCTCCCGGACGGCGGTGATCTTCGACGTCTCGGAGACCGATATGCACGAGAAGGTGACGCTCCTCGCCGACGTCCTCTACGATCTCGAGAGCGGGCTCAAAAAACCCTTCCTGCTGATCGTGGAGGAGGCGGACAAGTTCATCCCCCAGTCCGGCGACTCCATCAAGAAGATCGAGGAGATCTCCCGCCGGGGGCGCAAACGCGGGCTCGGCATGCTGGTCGCGACCCAGCGGCCGTCGCTCGTGACGAAGAACGTCCTCTCGCAGTGCAACAACCAGATCATCGGCAAACTCTCGATAGAAAACGACTTAAAAGCCGTCGCCCTCTTCTTTTCGTCCCGTAAAGAGGTCGCTGAACTCGCGGAACTCGAGCCCGGGGAGTTCTTCGTGATGGGCGGCCTCTGCCGCGAGAAGGTGAAGATGCGGTTCCGCGACCGGCTCTGCGAGCACCGCGGGCTGACGCCCCGGCTCGTGGCCGCGCGGCCGGTCGAGCCCGGCAGGCCCGCGAAGCCTTCCCGGGCGGAACCGGCCCGCGCCGAACCCTGCGATCCGGAGGATCTCCCGCAGGAAGAGCCGGCAAACATCCCGCAAGCCGCCGCGAATGCGGTTGTCCCGGTGCTGCTCCGCGAGGAGGCGCTCGATATCGCGAAGGGGAAGCGGAAACGCCGGTACCTGATCCTTGAGCCGGAAGAGCGGATCGTCTCCGGGGAGCGGGTCTATCGGCCGCTCCACCGGGTGGATCTCCGCTACATCGGCGGGTTGCTCCGGAAGGCGACGAAGACGGCGTCGTTCGTCATCGACGGATTTACCGGCTGCATCGTCGAGATGGATCGCGGCCTGAGAGTCCGGCCGGGGTTCTCGGAACTCCTGGGGCTCGATGAGGCCGCGGTGAAGGTCGTTGCCGGGCTTGCGAACGGCGGCTCGACCCTGACCGAGATCGAGGCAGATACCCATCTAGCGCCGGCCGCGGTGAAGAAGGCGATCAAGAGCCTCGCCGGTGCGAAACTCATCACGGAGATGAAGACGGTGGGCGATACGACGGTCTACGTCCCCCTGCTTGCAGCGGACGTCCCTGCGCTCTCCGCCCTCCGTCCTGGATCCGGCGACCTTCCGATGGAGCCCCTTCGCGGGGAGTCCCTCGAGGCAAAGGCCACGGAGTCGTCCCTTCGGACGATCCTCAAAGGGCTCGAACCCACGGCGGAGATCGTCGGATTCGATACGATCTACTACCCGGTCTACCTGATCCGGTTCGCCTCGGAGCGGGGGGAGCGCTCGATCGTTCTCGACGGCTGCACGGGGAAAGAACTTCTCTTTCCGGGCTCGTGA
- a CDS encoding rubredoxin yields the protein MDSYRCTLCGYVYSPAVGDFDHGVKAGTAFEDLPETWRCPRCGAPKSRFKKV from the coding sequence ATGGATTCATACCGCTGCACGCTGTGCGGCTACGTTTACAGTCCTGCTGTCGGCGATTTCGATCATGGCGTCAAGGCCGGAACGGCGTTTGAGGATCTGCCCGAGACCTGGAGATGCCCCCGGTGCGGTGCGCCGAAGAGCCGGTTTAAGAAGGTGTAA
- a CDS encoding rubredoxin → MMDSYRCGLCGYVYNPRAGEPGQGIEGRTEFGDLPENWACSRCGAEKNLFRKA, encoded by the coding sequence ATGATGGATTCATACCGGTGCGGACTCTGCGGCTATGTCTACAATCCCAGGGCCGGCGAGCCCGGCCAGGGGATCGAGGGCCGCACAGAGTTTGGAGACCTGCCCGAGAACTGGGCATGCTCCCGGTGCGGTGCGGAGAAGAACCTGTTTCGGAAGGCGTAA
- a CDS encoding ABC transporter ATP-binding protein, which yields MLRIAGLAKRLGDFALDGVDLTVADGEYFVVLGPTGAGKTILLETLAGIYAPDAGTIDLDGRDITHTDPKDRGIGMVYQDYMLFPHLTVGENIGFGLKQGKADPARIRESVQETAALLGIGHLLERTTGTLSGGEQQRAAIARALVLRPRVLLLDEPLSALDTVTRERLRRELKAIHRATGTTVIHITHHFEDIFALADRVAVMQDGRIVQAGTPDEVFRRPATEFVAAFTGMENVYCGVSRVRNGEAAIDLGEIVVRTVTAIEGDVCVGIRPEEVILSRRPFESSAANTFPGTVAEIRQNGMFSRVVVDTGLLFVAVLTRQSVARLGLVEGEPASVTFKASAVHVFKR from the coding sequence GTGCTCAGGATCGCCGGGCTCGCCAAACGCCTCGGGGACTTCGCTCTCGACGGCGTGGACCTGACCGTCGCCGACGGCGAATACTTCGTCGTCCTCGGGCCGACCGGCGCGGGAAAGACCATCCTCCTCGAGACCCTGGCGGGGATATACGCCCCGGACGCCGGGACGATCGATCTGGACGGCCGTGATATCACCCACACCGACCCAAAAGACCGGGGGATAGGCATGGTCTACCAGGACTACATGCTCTTCCCCCACCTCACCGTCGGGGAGAACATCGGGTTCGGCCTCAAGCAGGGGAAGGCCGATCCCGCCCGCATCAGGGAGAGCGTGCAGGAGACCGCGGCCCTTCTCGGGATCGGCCACCTCCTGGAACGGACGACAGGGACGCTCTCCGGCGGGGAGCAGCAGCGGGCGGCGATCGCCCGGGCGCTCGTCCTCCGGCCCCGCGTCCTGCTCCTCGACGAACCGCTCTCGGCGCTCGACACCGTCACCCGGGAACGGCTCCGGAGGGAACTGAAGGCGATCCACCGGGCGACCGGCACGACGGTCATCCACATCACCCACCACTTCGAGGACATATTCGCCCTTGCCGACCGGGTGGCGGTGATGCAGGATGGGAGGATCGTCCAGGCGGGCACCCCGGACGAGGTCTTCCGGCGACCCGCCACCGAGTTCGTCGCCGCCTTCACCGGCATGGAGAACGTCTACTGCGGGGTATCCCGCGTCCGGAACGGGGAAGCGGCGATCGACCTCGGGGAGATCGTCGTCCGGACGGTCACCGCGATCGAGGGCGACGTCTGCGTCGGCATCCGGCCGGAGGAGGTGATCCTCTCCCGCCGGCCGTTCGAGTCGAGCGCCGCAAACACCTTTCCGGGCACGGTTGCTGAGATTCGTCAGAACGGCATGTTTTCGCGGGTCGTCGTGGATACGGGACTGCTTTTCGTCGCCGTCCTGACCCGGCAGAGCGTCGCCCGCCTGGGCCTCGTCGAGGGCGAGCCGGCCAGTGTCACCTTCAAGGCCTCCGCGGTCCACGTCTTCAAGCGGTAG
- a CDS encoding ABC transporter permease, with protein sequence MFPSRAALPRLTPFKAIFLAVSFALIAYMLVVIAGLVVYPPLPALIESLLSPEILFAVELSLVTSAVSTAFCVVAAVPVAYSLARLSFPGRGVANTIFNIPLALPPLVAGVALLIFYGPSTFGKMLSEWGLDVIYTPLGIIVAQFFVNLPYMVRVARSAFETINPRYEHVARTLGCTEWGAFHQITLPLAKSGLIAGLVITWSKSIGEFGAVLMLAGATRMKTETLPIALFLNMSTGDLDLAVAASVILIVISVISLAVFERYTGGRGVF encoded by the coding sequence GTGTTTCCGAGCCGGGCAGCCCTCCCCCGCCTCACCCCGTTCAAGGCGATCTTTCTTGCCGTCTCATTCGCCCTGATCGCCTACATGCTCGTCGTCATCGCCGGCCTCGTGGTCTACCCGCCGCTTCCGGCTCTCATCGAGAGCCTGCTCTCACCCGAGATCCTCTTTGCCGTCGAACTCTCGCTCGTCACCTCGGCGGTCTCCACCGCCTTCTGCGTCGTCGCCGCCGTACCGGTCGCCTACTCCCTCGCCCGGCTCTCGTTTCCCGGCAGAGGGGTGGCGAACACGATCTTCAACATCCCGCTCGCCCTCCCGCCGCTCGTTGCGGGCGTGGCGCTGCTCATCTTCTACGGCCCCTCGACATTCGGGAAGATGCTCTCGGAGTGGGGGCTCGACGTCATCTACACCCCGCTCGGGATCATCGTCGCCCAGTTCTTCGTCAACCTGCCCTACATGGTCAGGGTCGCCCGGTCGGCCTTCGAGACGATCAACCCCCGCTACGAACACGTCGCCCGGACGCTCGGGTGCACCGAGTGGGGAGCGTTCCACCAGATCACCCTTCCTCTCGCAAAGAGCGGTCTCATCGCGGGCCTGGTCATCACCTGGTCGAAGTCCATCGGCGAGTTCGGCGCCGTCCTGATGCTTGCGGGAGCCACCCGGATGAAGACCGAGACCCTGCCCATCGCGCTCTTCCTGAACATGTCGACGGGGGATCTCGACCTTGCCGTCGCCGCATCCGTCATCCTGATCGTCATATCGGTCATCTCGCTCGCGGTCTTCGAACGCTACACCGGCGGACGGGGGGTGTTCTAG